In Acaryochloris marina S15, a single genomic region encodes these proteins:
- a CDS encoding carbon-nitrogen hydrolase family protein — protein sequence MKPYLAAAVQMTSLPDLHKNLAQATDLIELSVRRGAELVCLPENFSFLGDEAAKIEQAETIGLESEKFLKTMAQRFQITILGGGYPVPAEAGKVYNTALLVAPNGQELARYRKVHLFDVELPDGNIYHESGIVLAGSEIPPIYSSPKYGNLGMSVCYDVRFPEFYRALSKAGADVLFVPAAFTAFTGKDHWQVLLQARAIENTTYVIAPAQTGFHNSRRQSHGHAQIVDPWGVVLADASIEPGVAVAAIEPSRLDQVRQQMPCLNHRVFG from the coding sequence ATGAAGCCCTACCTTGCTGCCGCAGTTCAAATGACCAGTTTGCCAGATTTACACAAAAATTTGGCCCAAGCCACAGATTTAATTGAGCTCTCAGTGCGCCGCGGGGCCGAGTTAGTATGTTTACCCGAAAACTTCTCTTTTCTCGGAGATGAAGCAGCCAAAATCGAACAAGCTGAGACGATTGGTTTAGAATCTGAGAAATTTCTCAAAACCATGGCTCAGCGGTTCCAAATTACGATTTTGGGAGGTGGATATCCAGTTCCTGCTGAGGCTGGCAAAGTTTACAATACAGCCCTACTCGTCGCTCCCAATGGTCAAGAGCTGGCTCGTTACCGCAAAGTCCATCTCTTCGACGTTGAGCTCCCAGACGGCAATATTTATCATGAATCGGGAATTGTGCTCGCCGGATCTGAGATCCCCCCCATTTACTCGTCACCCAAGTATGGCAACTTAGGGATGTCCGTTTGCTACGATGTCCGCTTTCCCGAGTTCTATCGGGCTTTGTCTAAGGCTGGCGCAGACGTGCTGTTTGTTCCTGCTGCATTTACTGCTTTTACCGGAAAAGACCACTGGCAAGTGTTACTCCAAGCTCGTGCCATTGAAAATACCACTTACGTAATTGCCCCAGCCCAAACGGGTTTTCACAACTCTCGCCGTCAGTCCCATGGCCATGCTCAGATCGTTGATCCGTGGGGAGTCGTCTTAGCAGATGCCAGCATTGAGCCAGGGGTAGCTGTAGCTGCCATCGAACCTTCTCGACTAGATCAAGTGCGACAGCAAATGCCTTGTTTAAACCATCGCGTATTTGGTTAA
- a CDS encoding N-acetylmuramoyl-L-alanine amidase, protein MTHSLRWLLPSLCGMFLSCLPAEAAQLQSWRFDQNKNRLEFTTDEEIRPRVQLIPNPTRLVVDLPGIVLGKRTLKQSLGSQFRSVRLGQVNAQTARIVVELDPAYTLDPQQVKVEGSSPTNWSINLPEPKRWKPSGETTDNTLTASTPAPLSPSQVVKPTSAPSPQIVATKPSSPPLQIAQSSSGISDILVTVDGLFLPTKKTKPKVKVKRSRNKKEITFKISGTTIAPQLAKTFTPGYHGIKSMTFKSVSDSEAELLLTVDKDSPDWMASVSRFSGIVLLPKGGPSANRSARRPGTTVSLVSPNRSTAPTASTSQINTIRRIDLGGRQLLIKADQPISYTTRWSGRAYQITINSAKLADDLRKPRLGSGSPLSDISVTESGQNTVIISAKPSTNVRVTGVQRLSNQSISLNLLRPGQRPITTRIPSTPSPTSTQPTPPITGRPVRGRKVIVIDPGHGGPDPGAIGIGGLRETNVVLDISLEVSRILQRQGVVVYLTRTREVDVDLPPRVRLAEKVRATAFVSIHANAISMSRPDVNGLETYHAPGARLGSRFARTVHNTILRSLRMPDRKVRPARFYVIRKTSMPAILVETGFLTGAKDIVGLRNPAWRKRMAQAIAQGILNYLNGRYN, encoded by the coding sequence ATGACTCACTCGCTACGCTGGTTACTCCCCAGTCTGTGTGGAATGTTTCTCAGCTGTTTGCCAGCAGAAGCAGCCCAACTCCAGTCTTGGCGGTTTGATCAAAACAAAAATCGTTTAGAATTCACCACGGATGAAGAAATTCGGCCTCGGGTACAGCTGATTCCTAACCCCACTCGTTTAGTCGTCGATTTACCAGGGATTGTCCTAGGCAAACGCACCTTAAAGCAGAGTTTAGGTAGCCAGTTTCGCTCCGTCCGACTCGGACAAGTCAATGCCCAAACTGCACGAATTGTGGTGGAATTGGATCCGGCCTATACCCTCGATCCACAGCAAGTCAAAGTGGAAGGTTCTTCACCGACAAACTGGTCTATCAACCTACCAGAACCCAAGCGATGGAAGCCTTCTGGTGAAACGACTGACAATACTCTTACAGCATCCACTCCAGCTCCTCTGTCGCCATCCCAGGTCGTTAAGCCGACATCGGCCCCCTCGCCACAAATAGTCGCCACAAAGCCTTCATCTCCCCCTCTCCAAATTGCCCAAAGCTCATCGGGGATCAGTGATATTTTGGTGACCGTCGATGGTCTTTTTCTGCCGACGAAGAAGACTAAACCCAAGGTAAAAGTCAAGCGCAGCCGGAATAAAAAAGAGATCACGTTCAAGATTTCTGGCACCACTATTGCCCCCCAACTGGCGAAGACCTTCACGCCTGGGTATCACGGCATCAAGAGCATGACCTTCAAGTCTGTATCTGATTCAGAAGCAGAGCTGCTGTTAACGGTGGACAAAGACAGCCCTGACTGGATGGCAAGTGTCAGTCGGTTCAGTGGGATTGTGCTCTTGCCCAAGGGTGGCCCCTCTGCCAACCGTTCAGCCCGTCGTCCTGGTACAACGGTCAGCTTAGTCTCGCCGAATCGCTCCACCGCTCCAACAGCCTCAACTAGCCAAATCAATACCATTCGCCGCATAGACTTGGGCGGACGACAACTCCTGATCAAAGCCGATCAACCGATCTCATACACGACCCGTTGGTCTGGTAGGGCCTATCAAATCACGATTAATTCTGCCAAATTAGCCGATGACTTGAGAAAACCACGACTAGGCTCTGGCAGCCCCTTATCTGACATTTCCGTGACGGAATCGGGCCAGAATACGGTGATCATTTCGGCCAAACCCAGCACGAATGTCAGAGTGACGGGTGTCCAACGGTTATCCAATCAGTCTATTTCCCTCAATTTACTCCGTCCGGGTCAGCGCCCCATTACCACCCGAATTCCGAGTACTCCCTCTCCCACCTCAACCCAACCAACACCTCCCATTACGGGACGCCCAGTTCGGGGTCGCAAAGTCATTGTGATCGATCCCGGCCATGGGGGACCCGATCCCGGTGCCATCGGCATTGGTGGTTTACGAGAAACCAATGTTGTTTTGGACATTAGCTTAGAAGTCTCCCGAATTCTCCAACGCCAGGGAGTCGTCGTTTATCTCACCCGAACGCGAGAAGTGGATGTTGATCTACCCCCCCGAGTGAGATTAGCGGAGAAAGTCAGGGCAACCGCTTTCGTCAGTATTCATGCCAATGCCATTAGTATGAGTCGTCCCGATGTGAATGGCTTAGAGACCTACCATGCTCCAGGGGCTCGCTTAGGCTCTCGCTTTGCTCGAACCGTTCACAATACCATTTTGCGCAGCCTAAGAATGCCCGATCGCAAAGTCAGACCTGCTCGATTCTATGTGATTCGCAAGACCTCGATGCCCGCCATTTTAGTAGAAACCGGTTTTCTCACAGGGGCAAAAGATATTGTGGGCTTGAGAAATCCTGCCTGGCGTAAACGCATGGCTCAAGCCATTGCCCAGGGAATTCTCAATTATCTGAATGGTCGCTACAACTAG
- a CDS encoding cation:proton antiporter — protein sequence MDFAPALPLAEVSGEASVGAEEAPLILAGVLLSLMVIYLASKVGGELCARINLPPVLGELVGGVVVGVSALHLLMFPEAGAVETTPSMLVSFLGSTTGAGTETAIAVSQTYSEVISVLAELGVIILLFEIGLESDLQELIRVGPQAAIVAVVGVVAPFLSGTLGLIYLFHMTAIPAIFAGAALTATSIGITAKVLAELQQLSSEEGQIIIGAAVLDDVLGIIVLAVVASLAKTGEVEISNIVYLVISSVVFLVGSIVLGRFLSPYFVALVDKLQTRGDLLLSSLIFVFFLSYIATAIHLEAILGAFTAGLVLAETDKHKELEEQVIPLADMFVPIFFVCVGAKTDVSVLNPLVPENREGLVIAAFLIIVAIIGKVITGFTILGQPEINRLAIGVGMIPRGEVGLVFAGVGSASGALSRPLEAAIIVMVISTTFLAPPMLRVVFQSSDSGEPALSVEVASVAADDVDT from the coding sequence ATGGATTTTGCGCCTGCTTTACCGTTAGCTGAAGTGAGTGGAGAGGCGAGTGTGGGAGCCGAAGAAGCCCCGCTGATTTTAGCCGGGGTGCTCCTCAGCCTGATGGTGATTTATCTGGCAAGCAAGGTAGGTGGAGAACTCTGTGCCCGCATTAATCTACCGCCAGTTTTGGGCGAACTCGTCGGGGGTGTTGTCGTTGGAGTTTCAGCCCTACATTTGTTGATGTTTCCAGAAGCGGGGGCGGTAGAAACCACACCCTCTATGCTAGTCAGCTTTTTAGGATCCACTACTGGAGCAGGTACTGAAACTGCGATCGCAGTGTCGCAAACCTATAGCGAAGTCATCTCCGTACTCGCCGAACTAGGCGTGATTATCTTACTTTTTGAGATTGGTTTAGAGTCAGATCTGCAAGAATTAATCCGAGTTGGCCCTCAAGCTGCCATTGTGGCAGTCGTCGGGGTAGTTGCTCCCTTCCTTTCAGGGACATTGGGGTTAATCTACCTTTTTCATATGACAGCTATTCCAGCCATTTTTGCTGGGGCAGCCCTCACGGCAACGAGTATCGGCATTACCGCCAAAGTCCTGGCTGAGTTACAGCAACTGAGTTCGGAAGAAGGGCAAATCATTATTGGGGCAGCGGTGCTGGATGATGTCCTAGGCATTATTGTTTTAGCCGTCGTTGCCAGCTTAGCTAAAACCGGCGAAGTCGAAATCTCCAATATTGTCTATTTGGTGATTAGTTCCGTTGTCTTTCTCGTCGGCTCGATTGTCCTTGGCCGTTTCTTGAGTCCCTACTTTGTTGCCCTCGTCGACAAACTACAAACTCGCGGTGACTTGCTCCTATCGTCCTTAATCTTTGTCTTCTTTCTGTCTTATATCGCTACAGCCATTCATTTAGAAGCCATTCTGGGCGCTTTTACAGCTGGATTAGTCCTAGCCGAAACCGACAAACATAAAGAACTAGAAGAACAAGTCATCCCCTTAGCAGACATGTTTGTCCCTATCTTTTTTGTCTGTGTGGGGGCAAAAACCGATGTTAGCGTTCTCAACCCACTGGTACCAGAGAATCGTGAAGGACTGGTCATCGCCGCATTTTTGATTATTGTTGCTATTATTGGCAAAGTGATCACAGGATTCACTATTTTGGGGCAACCTGAGATTAATCGTCTAGCCATTGGCGTCGGGATGATTCCCAGGGGAGAAGTTGGACTGGTGTTCGCCGGTGTTGGTTCAGCTAGTGGTGCCTTATCACGTCCACTAGAAGCAGCCATCATTGTTATGGTGATTTCAACAACGTTTCTAGCACCACCCATGCTGCGCGTTGTATTCCAGTCATCCGATTCAGGTGAACCAGCCTTGAGTGTAGAGGTTGCATCTGTAGCGGCCGATGATGTTGATACTTAA